One Drosophila santomea strain STO CAGO 1482 chromosome X, Prin_Dsan_1.1, whole genome shotgun sequence DNA segment encodes these proteins:
- the LOC120457327 gene encoding innexin shaking-B isoform X3 has product MLDIFRGLKNLVKVSHVKTDSIVFRLHYSITVMILMSFSLIITTRQYVGNPIDCVHTKDIPEDVLNTYCWIQSTYTLKSLFLKKQGVSVPYPGIGNSDGDPADKKHYKYYQWVCFCLFFQAILFYTPRWLWKSWEGGKIHALIMDLDIGICSEAEKKQKKKLLLDYLWENLRYHNWWAYRYYVCELLALINVIGQMFLMNRFFDGEFMTFGLKVIDYMETDQEDRMDPMIYIFPRMTKCTFFKYGSSGEVEKHDAICILPLNVVNEKIYIFLWFWFILLTFLTLLTLIYRVVIIFSPRMRVYLFRMRFRLVRRDAIEIIVRRSKMGDWFLLYLLGENIDTVIFRDVVQDLANRLGHNQHHRVPGLKGEIQDA; this is encoded by the exons ATGTTAGATATATTTCGTGGATTGAAAAACCTTGTAAAGGTCAGTCACGTTAAAACCGATTCGATAGTATTCCGCCTGCACTACTCAATAACTGTGATGATTCTGATGTCATTCTCGCTAATTATAACCACACGCCAGTACGTTGGCAATCCGATCGATTGTGTGCACACCAAAGATATTCCAGAGGATGTGCTCAACACGTACTGCTGGATCCAGTCCACCTACACGCTCAAGAGCCTCTTCCTGAAGAAGCAGGGCGTGTCGGTTCCGTACCCGGGCATCGGCAACTCCGACGGTGATCCGGCGGACAAAAAGCACTACAAGTACTACCAGTGGGTCTGCTTCTGCCTCTTCTTTCAG GCAATCTTATTTTATACACCAAGATGGCTGTGGAAATCTTGGGAGGGTGGCAAGATTCATGCGCTCATCATGGACTTAGACATAGGCATTTGTTCCGAAGccgagaaaaaacaaaaaaagaaattacttTTAGATTATTTGTGGGAAAATTTAAG ATATCACAATTGGTGGGCGTACAGATATTACGTGTGTGAGCTGCTCGCCCTTATAAATGTGATAG GTCAAATGTTTCTTATGAATCGATTTTTCGATGGCgaatttatgacatttggCCTGAAAGTGATAGATTATATGGAGACCGATCAGGAAGATCGCATGGATCCGATGATTTACATATTTCCCAGAATGACcaaatgtacattttttaaatatggTTCAAGTGGGGAG GTGGAGAAACACGAcgccatttgcattttaccATTAAACGTTGTTAATGAGAAGATTTACATTTtcctttggttttggtttatATTATTAACGTTTCTCACATTATTAACGCTAATATACAGGGTGGTTATTATATTCTCTCCTCGAATGAGGGTCTACTTATTTCGTATGCGATTTAG GTTAGTGCGTCGTGACGCTATTGAAATAATCGTTCGTCGTTCGAAGATGGGcgattggtttttgttgtatttacTAGGTGAAAACATAGATACAGTTATATTTCGTGATGTTGTACAGGACTTAGCGAATCGTTTAGGACATAACCAACACCACAGGGTGCCTGGCTTAAAAGGTGAAATACAGGATGCATGA
- the LOC120457333 gene encoding uncharacterized protein LOC120457333, whose product MPGDSRSVSNQLNFDGQPPLQLPFSISSPASTHFCGDCGSCRDRDTSIERDLDTDTATVEEPAIGSKSIPIPNKVFQKRFSAKVTFTPNGGTIGTISILASCVPRQLVAMGQLNQIDQRICQTAFMSTTPAALVLIKLQLICSA is encoded by the exons ATGCCAGGCGACTCACGTAGTGTCTCAAACCAATTGAATTTTGATGGCCAGCCTCCACTCCAGTTGCCATTCTCAATTTCGAGCCCTGCCTCCACTCATTTCTGTGGCGACTGCGGCAGCTGCCGAGATAGAGATACAAGCATAGAACGGGAtttagatacagatactgcCACAGTGGAGGAGCCAGCAATAGGATCGAAGAGCATTCCGATTCCAAATAAAGTGTTCCAAAAAAGATTCAGTGCAAAAGTCACATTCACCCCAAATGGTGGTACAATAGGAACTATAAG TATTTTGGCTAGCTGTGTGCCAAGGCAGCTGGTCGCTATGGGACAACTTAATCAAATCGACCAGCGGATATGTCAGACAGCTTTTATGTCCACCACTCCAGCTGCGCTCGTCCTCATAAAACTCCAATTGATATGCTCCGCATGA
- the LOC120457327 gene encoding innexin shaking-B isoform X4 gives MLDIFRGLKNLVKYVGNPIDCVHTKDIPEDVLNTYCWIQSTYTLKSLFLKKQGVSVPYPGIGNSDGDPADKKHYKYYQWVCFCLFFQAILFYTPRWLWKSWEGGKIHALIMDLDIGICSEAEKKQKKKLLLDYLWENLRYHNWWAYRYYVCELLALINVIGQMFLMNRFFDGEFMTFGLKVIDYMETDQEDRMDPMIYIFPRMTKCTFFKYGSSGEVEKHDAICILPLNVVNEKIYIFLWFWFILLTFLTLLTLIYRVVIIFSPRMRVYLFRMRFRLVRRDAIEIIVRRSKMGDWFLLYLLGENIDTVIFRDVVQDLANRLGHNQHHRVPGLKGEIQDA, from the exons ATGTTAGATATATTTCGTGGATTGAAAAACCTTGTAAAG TACGTTGGCAATCCGATCGATTGTGTGCACACCAAAGATATTCCAGAGGATGTGCTCAACACGTACTGCTGGATCCAGTCCACCTACACGCTCAAGAGCCTCTTCCTGAAGAAGCAGGGCGTGTCGGTTCCGTACCCGGGCATCGGCAACTCCGACGGTGATCCGGCGGACAAAAAGCACTACAAGTACTACCAGTGGGTCTGCTTCTGCCTCTTCTTTCAG GCAATCTTATTTTATACACCAAGATGGCTGTGGAAATCTTGGGAGGGTGGCAAGATTCATGCGCTCATCATGGACTTAGACATAGGCATTTGTTCCGAAGccgagaaaaaacaaaaaaagaaattacttTTAGATTATTTGTGGGAAAATTTAAG ATATCACAATTGGTGGGCGTACAGATATTACGTGTGTGAGCTGCTCGCCCTTATAAATGTGATAG GTCAAATGTTTCTTATGAATCGATTTTTCGATGGCgaatttatgacatttggCCTGAAAGTGATAGATTATATGGAGACCGATCAGGAAGATCGCATGGATCCGATGATTTACATATTTCCCAGAATGACcaaatgtacattttttaaatatggTTCAAGTGGGGAG GTGGAGAAACACGAcgccatttgcattttaccATTAAACGTTGTTAATGAGAAGATTTACATTTtcctttggttttggtttatATTATTAACGTTTCTCACATTATTAACGCTAATATACAGGGTGGTTATTATATTCTCTCCTCGAATGAGGGTCTACTTATTTCGTATGCGATTTAG GTTAGTGCGTCGTGACGCTATTGAAATAATCGTTCGTCGTTCGAAGATGGGcgattggtttttgttgtatttacTAGGTGAAAACATAGATACAGTTATATTTCGTGATGTTGTACAGGACTTAGCGAATCGTTTAGGACATAACCAACACCACAGGGTGCCTGGCTTAAAAGGTGAAATACAGGATGCATGA
- the LOC120457331 gene encoding 30S ribosomal protein S2-like yields MNFFKKLRNRLVPYRVPVNATRRNNRQGQQNAVAEVRDNSLQAATVADAVTEVANLTAAVAEPVADAVTEAVTEAVTVSEPVTEAVTEAVTVSEPVAEAVATAATVAEVETVAMAVTEEKPETVAEAEAVAEAAAEAVAVAEAEAVTEAVTEDEPVTEVKVGPESEAVADGRDAAPAAGEANEVIDVELVAGTSNSSDPTPTTNP; encoded by the coding sequence atgaATTTCTTCAAAAAATTACGCAACCGTCTGGTACCTTACCGCGTCCCGGTGAATGCGACTCGCAGGAACAACCGTCAAGGACAGCAGAATGCGGTAGCAGAAGTACGCGACAACTCTCTTCAGGCTGCGACTGTGGCTGATGCTGTGACTGAGGTTGCAAATCTGACTGCGGCTGTGGCTGAGCCTGTGGCTGATGCTGTGACTGAGGCTGTGACTGAGGCTGTGACTGTGAGTGAGCCTGTGACTGAGGCTGTGACTGAGGCTGTGACTGTGAGTGAGCCTGTGGCTGAGGCTGTGGCTACAGCGGCTACTGTGGCTGAGGTCGAGACTGTGGCTATGGCTGTGACTGAAGAAAAGCCGGAGACTGTGGCTGAGGCTGAAGCTGTGGCTGAGGCTGCAGCTGaagctgtggctgtggctgagGCTGAAGCTGTGACTGAGGCTGTGACTGAGGACGAGCCTGTGACTGAAGTTAAGGTTGGGCCCGAGTCTGAGGCTGTGGCTGATGGAAGAGATGCTGCCCCTGCAGCAGGTGAAGCTAACGAAGTGATTGATGTGGAGTTGGTAGCCGGCACTTCGAATTCTTCTGACCCAACTCCCACCACTAACCCGTAA